Part of the Streptomyces antimycoticus genome, CTCCGCGAAGAAGGCGCCATCGCCCAGGCCCGGGACACCGTGCAGGCCAAGAGCACCGAGACCAGCCCCATCGGCCGCCGCCTCGGGGCCGCCGACTTCACCTGGGACGCACCGTTCCCCGGGTACACGGCCCTGCTCGGCGAGAACATCCACTTCGCGCCGGTGCCCACGACCGGCGGCCACCAGGGCACGTACTTCAAGCCGAGCATGCTCCTCGGCATCGGCTCGCAGAGCAAGCACCCCAAGGAGGCGGCCCAGTTGATCGACTTCCTCCTGAACGACCCACGGGCCGGCGACATCCTCGGCTTCTCCCGGTCCACCCCGCCGAACCGCAAGATCGCCTCCCGGGTCGCCAAGACGCTCGAGGGACCGGAGCGGGAGATCTACGACTACGCGCAGACGATGGAGAAGTACGGCCTGGACATCCCGCCGACCGCACCGCCGCCCGGCGATCTCGCGATCCAGACGGCCTTCAAGCGCATCCACCAGCGCATGATCTACGGGATGGCCACCCCGCGGCAGGCGGCACGTGAACTCATCGACGAGGCGAACCGGGAGCTGGAGTCATGAGCACGGTGTCCACGACAAGGGCGCCCGCGCGCGCCGTCCGCACCACGGATCCGCGCCAGCGCAAGAGCAAGCGGCGCCAGGTGCGTGAGCGGCAGTGGCCCGCCTATGTGTTCCTCTCCCCGTGGATGATCGGCGCGGTCGTGCTGACCCTCGTGCCGATGGCCGTCTCCCTGTACCTGTCGTTCACGGACTACAACCTGTTCGACCCGCCGCACTGGGTGGGCCTGCGCAACTACCAGGAGATGCTGACCGAGGACCCCCGCTACTGGCGGTCGGTCGGCACCACGATGCTGTACGTCGTCGTGGCCGTCCCGCTGAAGCTGGGCCTGGCCCTCGGCGTGGCGATGCTGCTGAAGAACCTCAGCCGGGGCCGGGGCTTCTACCGCTCCGCGTTCTACGCGCCGTCCCTGCTCGGCGCGAGCATGTCCATCGCCTTGGTGTGGAAGGCGCTGTTCAACGACGGCGGCACCGTCGCCAATGTCCTGGACACCGTCGGCATCCACACCGGCGGCTGGGTCGGCAACCCCCATCTCGCGGTGTACGGCGTCGTCCTGCTGACGGTGTGGCAGTTCGGCGCGCCCATGGTGATCTTCCTGGCGGGGCTCCAGCAGATCTCGCCCGACCTCTACGAGGCCG contains:
- a CDS encoding carbohydrate ABC transporter permease, with the protein product MSTVSTTRAPARAVRTTDPRQRKSKRRQVRERQWPAYVFLSPWMIGAVVLTLVPMAVSLYLSFTDYNLFDPPHWVGLRNYQEMLTEDPRYWRSVGTTMLYVVVAVPLKLGLALGVAMLLKNLSRGRGFYRSAFYAPSLLGASMSIALVWKALFNDGGTVANVLDTVGIHTGGWVGNPHLAVYGVVLLTVWQFGAPMVIFLAGLQQISPDLYEAAALDGAGRWRQFMSITVPMLSPVVFFNLVLEVINSFQVFTPAFAISGGDGGPADSTMFYTLYLYERGFTASHMGYAAAMAWLLLIAIGAITLILFRTSRSWVFYADEEIR